One region of Polynucleobacter sp. SHI8 genomic DNA includes:
- a CDS encoding NAD(P)(+) transhydrogenase (Re/Si-specific) subunit beta: protein MSMDLITLLYLIASVFFIQALKGLSHPTSSIRGNIFGMTGMAIAIFTTIGLINKLAGASMADGLLYVLGGLVVGGGIGAFMAKRVEMTKMPELVAFMHSMIGLAAVCIAIAAVSEPHAFNIVEKGQALPFGNRIELFIGTFIGAITFSGSVIAFGKLSGKYKFRFFQGAPVTFKGQHLINLILAITMLGCGVYFALDNGTTPAWTPFLIMLAIAFVLGVLIIIPIGGADMPVVVSMLNSYSGWAAAGIGFSLNNSMLIVAGSLVGSSGAILSYIMCKAMNRSFFNVILGGFGGDAATATAAGDQAQRPVKSGSADDAAFLMGNAETLIIVPGYGLAVARAQHALKELTEKLIHKGVNVKYAIHPVAGRMPGHMNVLLAEAEVPYDQVFEMEDINGEFAQADVVLILGANDVVNPAARTPGSPIFGMPILEAYKAKTVIVNKRSMASGYAGLDNELFYMDKTMMVFGDAKKVIEDMVKAVE, encoded by the coding sequence ATGAGTATGGATTTAATTACCCTCCTTTATCTCATTGCGTCTGTTTTTTTTATTCAGGCGTTAAAAGGTTTGTCGCACCCAACTTCATCGATTCGTGGAAATATCTTCGGCATGACTGGTATGGCGATCGCTATTTTTACCACGATTGGTCTAATTAACAAACTTGCCGGTGCCTCTATGGCAGATGGCCTGCTTTATGTATTAGGTGGTTTAGTCGTCGGTGGCGGTATTGGCGCATTTATGGCTAAACGTGTAGAAATGACAAAAATGCCTGAGCTAGTAGCCTTTATGCACAGCATGATTGGGCTTGCTGCGGTTTGTATTGCTATCGCGGCGGTTTCTGAACCACACGCGTTTAATATCGTGGAAAAGGGTCAGGCACTCCCGTTTGGAAACCGTATTGAATTATTCATCGGAACTTTCATTGGTGCAATTACTTTCTCAGGCTCTGTCATTGCTTTTGGAAAACTTTCCGGAAAATATAAATTTAGATTTTTCCAAGGTGCGCCAGTAACCTTTAAAGGACAGCATTTAATCAACCTCATTCTTGCCATTACGATGCTTGGTTGTGGCGTTTATTTTGCTCTAGACAACGGAACTACACCAGCATGGACGCCTTTCTTAATTATGTTGGCAATTGCATTTGTATTGGGTGTGCTTATCATCATCCCAATTGGTGGTGCTGATATGCCAGTTGTTGTTTCCATGTTGAACTCATACTCTGGTTGGGCTGCAGCAGGTATTGGATTTTCTTTAAATAATTCGATGTTGATTGTTGCTGGTTCATTGGTGGGTTCATCTGGTGCGATTCTTTCGTACATCATGTGTAAAGCCATGAATCGCTCTTTCTTTAACGTCATCTTGGGTGGCTTTGGTGGTGATGCAGCCACTGCAACTGCGGCTGGCGATCAAGCCCAACGACCTGTTAAAAGTGGCTCTGCTGATGACGCAGCCTTCTTGATGGGGAATGCAGAAACCTTGATCATTGTTCCAGGCTACGGTTTAGCTGTTGCTCGTGCTCAGCACGCCCTCAAGGAACTGACTGAAAAATTGATTCACAAAGGTGTTAATGTTAAATATGCGATTCACCCTGTGGCAGGTCGTATGCCTGGTCATATGAACGTATTGTTAGCTGAAGCAGAAGTTCCATACGATCAAGTGTTTGAGATGGAAGATATCAATGGTGAATTTGCCCAAGCGGATGTGGTGTTGATTCTTGGTGCAAATGACGTTGTAAATCCTGCAGCAAGAACGCCTGGTAGCCCAATTTTTGGTATGCCAATTTTAGAGGCTTATAAAGCCAAAACTGTTATTGTCAACAAGCGTTCAATGGCGTCAGGTTATGCTGGTTTGGATAATGAGCTTTTCTATATGGATAAAACCATGATGGTCTTTGGCGATGCGAAGAAGGTCATTGAAGATATGGTAAAAGCTGTCGAGTAA
- a CDS encoding Re/Si-specific NAD(P)(+) transhydrogenase subunit alpha, whose amino-acid sequence MRIGVPLENKSGEFRVAATPETVKKYISAGHEVLVESSAGVAASVPDTAYQAVGASIGTSADVFACEMVLKVRAPSDSELSQIKAGTVLIGMLDPFDNAMIAAMAAKGITAFALEAAPRTTRAQSMDVLSSQANIAGYKAVMVASNAYQRFMPMLMTAAGTVKAARILILGAGVAGLQAIATAKRLGAVIEASDVRPAAKEQIESLGAKFVDVPFETDEEKEIAKGVGGYARPMPAAWMQRQAALVAERAKQADIVITTALIPGRKAPMLLAAETVAQMKPGSVIVDLAAGKGENGSGNCPLTEADQTVIKHGVTIIGMSNLPAMVAADASALYARNILDFMKLIVTKEGSLAIPADDDIVTACLMCQDGKVIRTNA is encoded by the coding sequence ATGCGAATTGGTGTTCCTTTAGAGAATAAATCAGGGGAGTTTAGGGTTGCGGCCACTCCTGAAACAGTAAAAAAATATATTTCAGCGGGTCATGAAGTTCTCGTTGAATCCAGTGCTGGGGTAGCGGCAAGTGTCCCTGATACTGCCTATCAAGCCGTTGGTGCGTCCATTGGAACAAGCGCTGATGTGTTCGCTTGTGAAATGGTTCTTAAAGTAAGAGCTCCTTCTGACAGTGAGCTCTCACAAATAAAAGCTGGTACTGTGCTTATCGGCATGCTTGATCCATTTGATAATGCCATGATCGCTGCAATGGCAGCCAAAGGAATCACCGCATTTGCTTTAGAAGCCGCTCCCAGGACAACTCGTGCTCAAAGCATGGATGTTCTTTCTTCGCAGGCTAACATTGCTGGATACAAAGCGGTTATGGTGGCGTCAAATGCATATCAACGCTTTATGCCCATGTTAATGACAGCTGCAGGAACTGTTAAAGCTGCTCGAATACTGATTCTAGGAGCTGGAGTTGCAGGCTTACAAGCCATTGCGACAGCGAAACGTTTAGGGGCTGTTATCGAGGCATCTGATGTTCGACCTGCCGCCAAAGAGCAAATTGAATCCTTAGGTGCGAAATTTGTTGACGTCCCTTTTGAAACTGATGAAGAAAAAGAAATTGCTAAGGGTGTCGGGGGTTATGCAAGACCCATGCCGGCGGCTTGGATGCAAAGACAAGCAGCTTTAGTTGCCGAACGAGCCAAACAGGCCGATATCGTGATTACTACTGCGTTAATACCTGGTAGAAAAGCGCCAATGTTGCTAGCTGCTGAAACAGTCGCGCAAATGAAACCAGGTTCTGTGATTGTTGACTTGGCAGCAGGAAAAGGCGAAAACGGTTCAGGAAACTGCCCGCTCACTGAAGCTGATCAAACTGTTATCAAACATGGTGTCACCATTATTGGTATGAGTAATTTACCCGCAATGGTTGCAGCGGATGCTTCTGCTCTGTACGCTCGAAATATCTTAGATTTTATGAAACTCATCGTCACAAAAGAAGGTAGTCTAGCGATTCCTGCAGATGATGATATTGTTACCGCCTGCCTCATGTGTCAAGACGGCAAGGTTATTCGAACTAACGCTTAA
- a CDS encoding HlyD family secretion protein — MLEIILGGYAAIIWFVFIKKKWLPWNIKSQIGSAIGGIVLLATVVFTVNIITPGSEDVRVINFVTEVVPRVQGTITKVAVEGNTMVKKGDILIEIDPKPYQLKVSQLEAQLADTFASAKSLQQNYDASKANTAAAKAHLDLMNKRLAESTELAKTGAGNRYDVEYYQAEVLKAKSAYDATKSSENTAKLKLNAVVGEDNASVAQIKSQLESARYDLESCTVRAPADGYPVAVTVRPGNYAVSMPLRPLMSFVWYDQRIIAYFDQNELRFVKPGDDVELTLKAIPGKIIYGKVDSIIWASSQGQIAQSGTVPTAPAEMLHAPLPLKYAVKITPIEMDGEPIPTMPMGARGMGGVYTEHLKPLHIVRMLVIRLHAILNNLVFKLP; from the coding sequence ATGTTAGAAATCATACTTGGTGGTTATGCTGCGATTATTTGGTTTGTCTTCATTAAGAAAAAGTGGTTACCGTGGAATATTAAGTCTCAAATTGGATCTGCCATTGGAGGGATTGTATTGTTGGCAACTGTCGTTTTTACAGTCAATATTATTACTCCAGGATCAGAAGATGTAAGGGTGATTAATTTTGTGACCGAGGTGGTTCCTAGAGTTCAGGGTACGATTACCAAAGTAGCCGTTGAAGGAAATACGATGGTAAAAAAAGGGGATATTCTCATTGAGATAGACCCAAAGCCTTATCAATTAAAAGTTAGTCAACTCGAGGCCCAACTGGCTGATACCTTTGCTTCAGCCAAATCCTTACAGCAAAACTATGATGCTTCTAAGGCTAATACAGCAGCCGCTAAAGCACATTTAGATTTAATGAATAAGCGTCTGGCTGAATCAACAGAGTTAGCTAAAACTGGTGCAGGTAATCGATATGATGTTGAGTATTACCAGGCTGAGGTCTTGAAAGCTAAAAGTGCTTATGACGCCACTAAATCATCAGAAAATACTGCAAAATTAAAACTAAATGCAGTCGTTGGTGAAGATAATGCCAGTGTTGCACAAATTAAATCTCAATTAGAAAGTGCGCGGTACGATTTAGAGTCTTGCACAGTGCGTGCTCCAGCTGATGGTTATCCAGTAGCAGTTACTGTAAGACCTGGTAACTATGCTGTATCGATGCCTCTTCGTCCTTTGATGAGTTTTGTATGGTACGACCAACGCATCATCGCCTACTTTGATCAAAATGAATTACGTTTTGTTAAGCCAGGTGACGATGTTGAGCTGACATTGAAGGCCATTCCTGGAAAAATTATCTACGGTAAAGTCGACTCCATTATTTGGGCATCAAGCCAAGGGCAAATTGCGCAATCAGGAACTGTCCCAACAGCACCAGCAGAGATGTTACATGCCCCATTGCCTCTTAAGTATGCAGTTAAAATTACTCCCATTGAAATGGATGGAGAGCCAATACCTACCATGCCAATGGGGGCTCGAGGTATGGGTGGAGTCTATACCGAGCATTTGAAGCCACTTCATATTGTTAGGATGTTAGTCATTCGTTTACATGCAATCCTGAATAACTTGGTATTTAAGTTACCTTAG
- a CDS encoding TolC family protein, with protein sequence MSNYKSFIVTIVASGLLVACASDPPKQSDTLSLALGKTDVLPQWSSGFSAGKFDELTLGFSLDPQLKKLIQDGLVNNLDIRMARTRVDQARGVLTAISGTRLPNVGLGGQLGTSTIPTATSGISGAGLIANWELDVWGRIASASGASQSRVEASELDRVYIQQIVAANVIKSWIAISEAKQQVALSESLLDYAKKQNQYLVQGEKVGRNTAQDVSINAASIDMYQNQLITNQYQLNQAKRAMEILLGRYPAAQIDASNVFPNPITEIPAGIPSEIISRRPDVLAAQQRYNAAFYDVEEAKKARLPSLRISGGVGYIQDSAITLSSGINNPINSLTGSIFVPLFMGGQLKANQDIKTAKQEEVLGQYAKTSLNALSEVESTLDNDLKLKNRQSALASQTNHMAKSVEYEQQKYRVGKSDQFQVLQQEITLANSKSNLIKISADRLRNRVDLHQSLGGHFIEDVSR encoded by the coding sequence ATGAGTAACTATAAAAGCTTCATCGTTACGATTGTGGCTAGTGGACTACTAGTTGCATGTGCAAGCGATCCGCCAAAGCAATCAGACACTCTTTCCTTAGCTCTGGGAAAAACGGATGTTCTTCCGCAGTGGAGTAGCGGGTTTTCAGCGGGTAAGTTTGATGAACTGACTTTAGGATTTTCACTCGACCCTCAACTAAAAAAATTGATTCAAGATGGCCTTGTCAATAATTTAGATATTCGAATGGCGCGAACGAGAGTCGATCAAGCGAGAGGTGTTTTAACGGCTATCTCAGGTACACGATTACCGAATGTAGGCCTTGGTGGACAGTTAGGTACATCAACAATTCCAACAGCAACCTCGGGTATTTCTGGGGCAGGGCTGATAGCCAATTGGGAGTTAGACGTATGGGGCCGGATAGCATCAGCTTCGGGAGCTAGTCAGTCCCGTGTTGAAGCTTCAGAACTTGATCGCGTCTATATACAGCAAATTGTTGCGGCAAATGTCATCAAGTCTTGGATTGCTATTTCCGAGGCAAAGCAACAAGTTGCATTGAGCGAAAGCTTATTGGATTATGCGAAAAAACAAAATCAATATTTAGTGCAAGGCGAAAAGGTCGGTAGAAATACAGCCCAAGATGTCAGTATCAATGCTGCATCTATTGATATGTATCAAAACCAATTAATTACCAATCAATATCAACTCAATCAAGCGAAACGTGCGATGGAAATACTATTGGGTAGATATCCTGCCGCACAAATAGATGCAAGTAATGTTTTTCCAAATCCTATCACTGAGATTCCAGCTGGAATACCTTCTGAAATTATTTCAAGGAGACCTGACGTACTTGCCGCTCAGCAAAGATACAACGCAGCATTTTATGATGTTGAAGAAGCTAAGAAAGCTCGTTTACCATCACTTAGGATTTCAGGAGGGGTGGGTTATATACAAGATTCAGCGATTACACTCTCATCTGGAATTAATAACCCTATTAATAGTTTGACTGGATCTATTTTTGTACCACTCTTTATGGGTGGGCAATTAAAAGCTAATCAAGATATCAAGACTGCTAAGCAAGAGGAAGTTCTTGGGCAATATGCTAAGACCTCTCTCAATGCCTTGAGTGAGGTTGAGTCCACACTTGATAATGATTTAAAGCTCAAAAATCGTCAAAGCGCTTTAGCATCTCAAACGAATCATATGGCTAAATCGGTTGAATATGAGCAACAAAAATATCGGGTTGGAAAATCTGATCAATTTCAGGTTTTACAACAAGAAATTACGCTTGCAAACTCTAAGAGTAATCTTATTAAGATTTCAGCAGATAGACTCCGTAATCGCGTGGATTTACATCAATCGCTTGGCGGCCATTTTATCGAGGATGTATCTCGTTAA
- a CDS encoding DUF3302 domain-containing protein, which produces MKKIQTVVFSLFSLLPMTCFASGASRHLEQIIADYLVWVVILIVPVAVIYIFWKIHILPEIYAEKVHHPQTKLIQVICIMSIVFGGILWPLAWILAYSKPVLHKMAYGTDKSDDFYLDSESEHAGKPLTLAVVDDEITNLREKLHGLEEKRQIVIDQIPNQVARS; this is translated from the coding sequence ATGAAAAAAATCCAGACTGTAGTTTTCTCGTTATTTAGTCTATTGCCCATGACTTGTTTTGCCTCTGGGGCATCAAGACACCTTGAGCAAATCATTGCTGATTACTTGGTTTGGGTAGTCATATTAATCGTACCTGTTGCAGTGATTTACATATTTTGGAAAATACACATTCTTCCAGAAATTTACGCTGAAAAAGTGCATCATCCCCAAACAAAATTAATACAAGTCATTTGTATTATGTCAATTGTTTTTGGTGGAATTTTATGGCCACTTGCATGGATATTGGCGTACTCAAAACCTGTGTTACATAAAATGGCGTATGGCACTGATAAGTCAGATGACTTTTATTTAGATTCTGAGAGTGAGCATGCTGGGAAACCATTGACTCTGGCAGTTGTTGATGATGAGATTACCAATCTCAGAGAAAAGCTTCATGGACTTGAAGAGAAGAGACAAATAGTCATAGATCAAATACCAAACCAAGTTGCGAGGTCATAA